In a single window of the Terriglobus roseus genome:
- a CDS encoding isochorismatase family protein: MSDLKLDMSKTALVLIDLQNGVVGRDTKPYTAIDVVERAATLAEAFRAKGSPVVYVRVNMSDFMRLPSDEVMQLPKDIPAAASEIAVAAGMKAGDVLVTKRHWGAFAGTNLEEVLRSRGVKTVVLGGIATNIGVESTLRQGTGLGFAFVTVEDICTTFSPEMQSFAFTAIFPRLSNVSTTEKVIAAIG; encoded by the coding sequence GTGAGTGATCTAAAGCTTGATATGTCAAAGACGGCGCTGGTACTGATCGATCTGCAGAACGGCGTCGTGGGGCGGGACACCAAGCCCTACACGGCGATTGACGTCGTCGAGCGCGCCGCGACGCTGGCGGAAGCCTTTCGGGCGAAGGGGAGCCCTGTTGTCTATGTGCGTGTGAACATGAGCGATTTCATGAGGCTTCCGTCCGACGAAGTCATGCAGCTTCCCAAAGACATTCCAGCAGCTGCTTCGGAAATTGCGGTTGCTGCCGGTATGAAGGCGGGCGACGTCTTGGTGACGAAGCGTCACTGGGGTGCGTTTGCTGGTACGAACCTTGAAGAAGTGCTGCGCTCGCGCGGGGTGAAAACCGTCGTCCTCGGTGGGATTGCGACGAACATTGGTGTCGAGTCGACGCTGCGGCAGGGCACTGGCCTGGGCTTTGCATTTGTGACCGTCGAAGATATCTGCACGACCTTCTCACCGGAGATGCAGAGCTTCGCCTTTACTGCGATCTTCCCGCGTCTGTCGAATGTCAGCACTACCGAAAAAGTGATCGCAGCCATTGGTTGA
- a CDS encoding TetR/AcrR family transcriptional regulator, producing the protein MSRREPQQDRATRRLERFLEVAEDLFAEVGFEAATMTAVAERSGSSIGALYNYFPDKTALAKALLEKYRTKILALWTPLLERIGELSHRQFAEQMVERLIDVVTAHPAYLQLSTSPIKFPGDPAARQSLRSTIADALRRKAPALSKEDAMLCANVLVQMIKGLKTLYTEAAPKDQPRVVAEFQQLLAMYLKNISAR; encoded by the coding sequence ATGTCCCGCAGGGAACCGCAGCAGGACCGCGCAACGCGGCGTCTGGAGCGATTTCTGGAGGTCGCCGAAGATCTATTTGCAGAGGTGGGATTTGAAGCCGCCACGATGACGGCGGTCGCGGAGCGCAGTGGCTCGTCCATCGGAGCGCTGTATAACTACTTTCCCGATAAAACAGCGCTTGCGAAGGCTTTGCTTGAGAAGTACCGCACCAAGATTCTGGCGTTGTGGACACCACTACTCGAACGCATCGGCGAGTTGTCGCACCGTCAGTTTGCAGAACAGATGGTGGAGAGATTGATCGACGTGGTGACAGCCCACCCGGCGTACCTGCAACTGTCGACCTCGCCCATCAAGTTTCCTGGTGATCCAGCCGCGCGCCAAAGCCTTCGATCGACGATTGCGGACGCACTCCGCAGGAAGGCGCCGGCACTTTCAAAAGAAGATGCGATGCTCTGCGCGAACGTACTGGTCCAGATGATCAAAGGTCTGAAGACGCTGTATACCGAGGCTGCCCCCAAAGACCAACCGCGCGTCGTAGCAGAGTTTCAGCAGCTTCTCGCGATGTATCTGAAGAACATCTCGGCCCGGTGA
- a CDS encoding DMT family transporter yields the protein MTPRSASLLALTTAILAETSATTALKASHGFTRVWPTVTVVLGYAIAFYCMTIALRTLPVGVVYAIWSGVGIVLISLLGWFVYREHLDAPAIAGIALICTGVFVIQMFSHASAH from the coding sequence ATGACGCCTCGCTCTGCCAGTCTGCTCGCACTCACCACGGCCATCCTCGCGGAGACCAGCGCGACCACCGCACTCAAGGCATCCCATGGTTTTACACGAGTATGGCCAACCGTGACGGTCGTGCTGGGATATGCGATTGCCTTCTACTGCATGACGATTGCGCTGCGCACACTGCCTGTTGGCGTGGTTTACGCCATTTGGTCCGGTGTCGGGATCGTGCTGATTTCGCTGCTTGGCTGGTTCGTCTATCGCGAACACCTGGATGCTCCCGCCATCGCCGGCATCGCGCTGATCTGCACGGGAGTCTTTGTCATTCAGATGTTCTCGCACGCCTCCGCACACTAG
- a CDS encoding DHA2 family efflux MFS transporter permease subunit, with the protein MVETLPETDRLPADVWKVVTVAVLGSFLAQLDATVVNVSLSTLAVEMHSTLATVQWVTSGYLLALALMLPLNGWLVDRIGAKRLYLWCFTAFTAASVLCGAARSAESLIAFRVLQGLCGGLLAPMAQMMLARAAGRHMARVVGYAAVPVLLAPVLGPVIAGAILQHASWRWIFLLNLPFGLLAIALARVFLPDDELNDQRRSFDGVGFLLLSPGIALFLYGADHVVDRRGQALLAFSILLIGLFVRSARQKAGASIVDLRLFRNRVFRAGTQVQFLQNGSVFAAQMLLPIYLIRACGESPSKTGLLLAPLGVGMICVYPLMGTLTKTFGIRKVSAMGGIVSLLSALPFVYFAQHSIAGVALAVALFFRGMGQAAIGTPSISAAYNAVAKPQLPMATTALNIVQRLGGPTLTTALATFLAWQMHAHGTAPRVFVAAFALLAALHAALLLATFALPATLAATRPSGRAA; encoded by the coding sequence TTGGTTGAGACACTCCCAGAGACGGACCGCCTGCCCGCTGATGTGTGGAAGGTAGTCACGGTTGCCGTGCTGGGATCGTTCCTGGCGCAACTGGATGCGACGGTGGTCAACGTGTCGCTCTCGACCCTTGCGGTGGAGATGCACAGCACGCTGGCCACCGTGCAGTGGGTGACCAGTGGGTACCTGCTGGCGCTGGCGTTGATGCTGCCGCTGAATGGCTGGCTGGTGGACCGCATCGGCGCCAAGCGGCTCTACCTCTGGTGCTTCACGGCATTCACCGCAGCGTCGGTGCTGTGCGGTGCGGCGAGATCGGCCGAGTCGCTGATCGCCTTCCGCGTCTTGCAGGGATTGTGCGGAGGCCTGCTGGCACCCATGGCGCAGATGATGCTGGCACGTGCCGCAGGGCGTCACATGGCGCGTGTCGTGGGCTATGCCGCGGTGCCGGTCCTGTTGGCGCCGGTGCTTGGACCTGTGATTGCCGGAGCGATTCTTCAGCACGCCAGTTGGCGCTGGATTTTCCTGCTCAACCTGCCCTTTGGTCTGCTCGCGATCGCGCTTGCCAGGGTGTTCCTGCCCGACGACGAACTAAACGATCAGCGGCGAAGCTTTGATGGGGTTGGCTTCCTTCTTCTCTCTCCGGGGATCGCACTCTTCCTGTATGGCGCAGATCATGTCGTTGACCGGCGCGGTCAGGCGTTGCTTGCATTCTCGATTCTGCTGATCGGTCTGTTTGTGCGGTCGGCAAGACAGAAGGCGGGGGCCTCGATCGTTGACCTTCGACTATTCCGCAATCGTGTCTTCCGTGCGGGAACACAGGTGCAGTTTCTTCAAAACGGCTCGGTCTTCGCAGCGCAGATGCTGCTGCCGATCTACCTGATTCGCGCGTGCGGTGAGTCGCCGTCGAAGACAGGCCTGTTACTGGCGCCGCTTGGTGTCGGCATGATCTGCGTGTACCCGCTGATGGGCACATTGACGAAGACCTTTGGCATTCGCAAGGTGAGTGCGATGGGGGGCATTGTCAGCCTGCTGAGCGCGCTGCCGTTCGTGTATTTCGCGCAGCACAGCATCGCCGGTGTTGCACTTGCGGTGGCATTATTCTTTCGAGGGATGGGCCAGGCAGCCATTGGTACGCCATCGATTTCGGCTGCTTACAACGCTGTCGCTAAGCCGCAATTACCCATGGCGACGACAGCGCTCAACATTGTCCAGCGGCTGGGCGGGCCCACGCTGACGACAGCGCTCGCTACGTTTCTCGCATGGCAGATGCATGCGCATGGCACTGCTCCCAGGGTCTTTGTCGCGGCCTTTGCTCTGCTTGCGGCGCTGCACGCGGCCCTGTTGCTGGCGACGTTTGCGCTGCCTGCGACATTGGCTGCGACCCGACCTTCAGGTCGCGCTGCGTAA